A region from the Achromobacter seleniivolatilans genome encodes:
- a CDS encoding acetyl-CoA C-acyltransferase: MREAVIVSTARTPIGRAYRGAFNDTTAPTLGGHAISHAVARAGLTPGEVEDVILGAALQQGTTHMNVARQAALRAGLPAQVAAMTLDRQCASGLMAIATAARQVTQEGMDIVVAGGLESISLVQNSSMNRNRWFDADLMREQPEIFMSMLETAEIVADRYGVSRAAQDAYALRSQQRTAAAQARGAFNDEIVPITVVMQHTDRATGETSAKTVTLDRDEGNRPDTSLDSLARLQPVFKDGQRLALGQHITAGNSSQLSDGASACVIMEAEQARRRGLTPLGVYRGMAVAGCGPEEMGIGPIHAVPRLLARHGLAVGDIGLWELNEAFACQVLVCRDQLGIPEDRLNVNGGAISIGHPYGMSGARMAGHALIEGRRRGVRYAVVTMCVGGGMGAAGLFEITA; this comes from the coding sequence ATGAGAGAAGCCGTTATCGTTTCTACCGCCCGCACGCCGATAGGCCGGGCGTATCGTGGCGCATTCAACGACACCACCGCGCCCACGCTGGGCGGTCACGCGATTTCGCACGCGGTGGCACGCGCGGGGTTGACCCCGGGCGAGGTAGAAGACGTCATCCTGGGCGCTGCCTTGCAGCAAGGCACCACACACATGAACGTGGCGCGGCAGGCGGCCTTGCGCGCGGGATTGCCAGCGCAGGTTGCCGCCATGACCTTGGATCGCCAATGCGCGTCCGGGCTGATGGCGATTGCGACTGCGGCGCGGCAGGTCACGCAGGAAGGCATGGATATTGTGGTGGCAGGCGGGCTGGAATCCATTTCGCTGGTGCAGAACAGCAGCATGAATCGGAATCGCTGGTTCGACGCTGATCTGATGCGCGAACAGCCTGAAATCTTCATGAGCATGCTGGAAACCGCCGAGATCGTGGCTGATCGCTATGGCGTCTCGCGCGCCGCGCAAGATGCGTATGCGCTGCGGTCGCAACAGCGCACGGCGGCGGCCCAGGCGAGAGGGGCATTCAACGACGAGATCGTGCCGATCACCGTGGTCATGCAGCACACGGACCGCGCAACGGGCGAGACCTCGGCAAAGACGGTGACGCTGGACCGCGATGAGGGCAATCGGCCCGACACGTCGTTGGATAGCCTGGCGCGGTTGCAACCGGTCTTCAAGGATGGGCAGCGCCTGGCGCTGGGCCAGCACATCACTGCAGGCAACTCTTCACAGTTGTCGGACGGCGCATCGGCCTGCGTCATCATGGAGGCAGAGCAGGCGCGGCGGCGCGGTCTGACGCCTTTAGGCGTGTACCGCGGCATGGCCGTGGCCGGTTGCGGACCCGAAGAAATGGGCATCGGCCCCATTCACGCGGTGCCGCGGCTGCTGGCGCGTCACGGGCTTGCGGTCGGTGATATCGGCCTTTGGGAACTGAATGAAGCGTTCGCGTGCCAGGTGCTGGTTTGCCGCGATCAACTCGGCATACCGGAAGATCGCTTGAACGTGAACGGCGGAGCCATTTCGATTGGCCACCCTTATGGGATGTCTGGCGCCCGCATGGCAGGGCACGCTTTGATCGAAGGCCGCCGGCGCGGCGTGCGCTATGCCGTCGTCACGATGTGCGTGGGCGGTGGCATGGGCGCGGCCGGGCTATTCGAAATCACGGCCTAG
- a CDS encoding aldehyde dehydrogenase family protein: protein MIDHTLPRVTYSNIHTDFSAVHDLLDQRLPDFESRMLGQDFSHRFEGRPVAGEVLQEVYSPIDHWLMVGRFPSADGDVIEQAVSCARRTQPAWAAQGWAQRITVLRRLAMVLSERKYDFAMAAVIEIGKSRLEALGEAEESVDLIRYYCDQAERSDGYRQPLARAFDNESTHDVLRPYGVFAVIAPFNFPLALSVNMVCAALLAGNTVVYKPSPRASLTGALLLNACDAAGVPAGGVNGVFGGAQTGAALMRHSGIDGYAFTGSHEVGMDLLQSVAAGRHARPVIAEMGGKNPAYIAASAEVGVAVQGVLRSAFGLQGQKCSAGSKVYAHVSVHDEVVERLRVAAESLNVGDPRDRRVFMGPLIDEAAWRRYRTACEEAGADGRLVSGGGRLNAGELAYGYYVQPAIATGLPPNHRLNRKELFLPFVSVQPFTSLQAAIDDGNAIDYGLTAGCYAQDPDEIDLFLNRAEAGALYVNRASGATTGAWPGIQTFCGWKGSGLTGKGGLGPYYVTQFAREQSHTIWHR from the coding sequence GTGATCGACCACACCCTGCCTCGTGTCACGTACTCGAACATCCATACCGATTTCTCTGCGGTGCATGACTTGCTGGATCAGCGCTTGCCCGACTTTGAGTCGCGCATGCTGGGTCAGGATTTCAGCCATCGTTTTGAAGGTCGGCCAGTTGCTGGCGAAGTGCTGCAAGAGGTTTATTCGCCCATCGACCACTGGCTGATGGTGGGACGCTTTCCCAGCGCAGACGGGGACGTGATCGAACAGGCCGTAAGCTGCGCGCGCCGCACGCAGCCCGCCTGGGCCGCGCAAGGCTGGGCGCAGCGCATTACCGTGTTGCGCCGGTTGGCCATGGTGCTGTCTGAGCGCAAGTACGACTTTGCGATGGCGGCCGTGATCGAGATCGGCAAGTCGCGTCTGGAAGCGCTGGGCGAGGCAGAGGAATCAGTGGATCTGATCCGCTACTACTGCGATCAGGCCGAACGCAGTGACGGCTACCGCCAGCCCTTGGCGCGCGCCTTCGACAATGAAAGCACGCATGACGTTCTGCGGCCCTATGGCGTATTTGCGGTAATCGCGCCCTTCAATTTTCCGCTGGCGCTATCCGTGAACATGGTCTGCGCGGCGCTGCTGGCGGGCAATACCGTCGTGTATAAACCGTCGCCCCGCGCATCTCTGACAGGTGCTTTGCTGCTGAATGCCTGCGACGCGGCCGGGGTGCCAGCAGGCGGCGTCAACGGCGTGTTTGGCGGTGCGCAAACGGGCGCCGCATTGATGCGGCATTCCGGCATCGATGGTTACGCGTTTACTGGCAGCCATGAAGTTGGCATGGACTTGCTTCAGAGCGTGGCAGCGGGCCGTCACGCCCGCCCGGTCATTGCCGAAATGGGCGGCAAGAACCCGGCCTACATTGCTGCCAGCGCAGAGGTGGGTGTGGCGGTTCAAGGCGTGTTGCGGTCGGCGTTTGGCTTGCAAGGGCAGAAATGTTCGGCGGGCTCGAAAGTCTATGCACACGTCTCGGTTCACGACGAGGTTGTCGAGCGCCTGCGTGTGGCAGCAGAGTCCCTTAATGTGGGCGATCCACGTGACCGCCGCGTCTTCATGGGGCCGCTGATTGACGAAGCCGCATGGCGGCGCTACCGCACAGCATGTGAAGAGGCTGGTGCGGACGGGCGGCTTGTTTCGGGTGGCGGCCGGCTGAACGCGGGCGAACTTGCCTATGGCTATTACGTGCAGCCGGCCATCGCAACGGGTCTGCCGCCCAATCACAGACTGAACCGCAAAGAACTATTTCTACCTTTCGTCAGCGTGCAGCCGTTCACCAGTTTGCAAGCCGCAATCGACGATGGCAATGCCATCGACTATGGCCTGACGGCGGGTTGCTATGCGCAGGACCCAGATGAGATCGATCTGTTTCTGAATCGCGCCGAAGCGGGCGCGCTGTATGTGAATCGGGCCAGCGGCGCGACCACCGGCGCCTGGCCGGGCATCCAGACATTCTGTGGCTGGAAAGGGTCGGGGCTGACCGGAAAAGGCGGTCTGGGGCCGTACTACGTCACGCAATTCGCACGAGAACAAAGCCACACCATCTGGCATCGCTAA